From the genome of Malus sylvestris chromosome 6, drMalSylv7.2, whole genome shotgun sequence, one region includes:
- the LOC126625193 gene encoding uncharacterized protein LOC126625193 isoform X3, with protein sequence MDYDDNDFQSQNLHLAGEGSTNFPPVLQPYALPKFDFDDSLQGHLRFDSLVETEVFLGIENNEPNHWIEDFSRGSSGIEFSSTAAESCSISRRNNVWSEATSSESVEMLLKSVGQEEIIPSETIVEESDACKELCCLTEQMEPNLNNDDNILSQMGDVTDLGPTLPRVEISENLSGLKDVGVDQLCVDDSQTREGKLLVDGNSNNLEPNDLSGKDSPSVSKGSPSTYGKCKDANQMELDNAVDERLDEKEDSSASGMQVDDMISVQNIITRSDELSKKDVQHNLKDISEEDPDGHVLRIEAQVNEKVVEKATCYLENPHCSSFEVESVEGGIANQENVVSVEEPSDILQEDSDLHTLGGCSDRECSGADADTNKYETVVLFKVIDTGGDQSELNTHSLSPRACENDTSCAVEVSNKNAEISSSIDPMLKGDSDLHVVDVFSDRECSGVPAETNKCEDTVLLKDSGSGGDIFKLNTNDLSPMVTRGDDRFAGEVTNSNAGISSSPSSPDPKPKLDSGWNSSKENSLESGFQPDSGTLVRTSEASLSVIEENEVSKDESNENREVHCNLTATCSSAEVFSEAHVTGSSKSSLDASGISGEKLNADGLVSLSIVEESSQICDDNKVYGEGDVGDGQDGNLDLSSSEKDSTQLLNESNGKYLELGGSVVKGLGSSPLCGASTDKELVVPTLTNEVTNLFLENSNVASCGTMNGVPLSSGNGVARDIVSNSEVQAAPSSAGGSYCDKKEETASEMSKDASFSCIVPPPLVETGPVSVSEAEKGVSCDSSGQSLCKTVDQSLPVTDSCNTECQNEPQSAVANEVSKGNTNEREVASVQCESSTKVGDASEAIFFGRQDGSTIKESFEKASANATELSMDSDMLPGPSTLVEMCGGTAKNAMEDTDTSEVSQDKTSAEATMPSINCDASPICEASICSAPLPESHARFVAPESGGSSVNPNKNDCGSTKVVETSELSETKHESGDIKGPKNLNAPVSDIVRNGDNHSPKSWNPKENDASKDWRNGTSDVSSFADLPKGDAPNNLQPVPTIIPPRFGEGSIQNSGSGQLDAKISQDLSHGGSLVFDGVARGASKVTPERKTRRASSKATGKQSAKKGSAQARTPMRQLERGDRSSSVSQNQSGIFQLVQPSETKPYGHVDGAIKPFSVLSTSTSSLPDLNTSAPPSVIFQQPFTDLQQVQLRAQIFVYGALMTENERCFSFNFHCSQGIAPEEAYMVSAFGGHDGGRGMWENAWRVSIERLHGQKSALGNPETPLQSRSELRFTGSRAPDQVIKGAFQSKSIPSPLGRPSMKGAPPMGSPMIPISSPLWSISTPVCEGLQYNYQQALNPLHPFQTQSIGNVVGGHNTTWMPQPSFRGPWLTSPQSSAAQASTHFSAFPSTEAVQLTPVKETSLPQLPSKKHVSSGSSTQTGGPTSVFAGVSPVFDPKKVSASHGQHSADPKPRKRKKTSASEDHVQVTMQARSQPESALTLADSSSLSTSVAISTPSTIVSKTMPEKLIMSVFPTPSTGRLKKADQDLEQREAFTEATLSKVKEARQQAEEAAAYAATAVSHSQEIWNQLDKQKDSRLIFDGEVTLASAAAAVAAAAAVAKAAAAAANVALNAALQAKLMAEEASVSYNDGNASQSIRMTTPVPILRGEDVTNSSTSILVAAREASRKGVEVASAASKQAENMDAIVKAAELAAEAVSQAGIIVAMGDPLPLSQLVEAGPEGYWKVPQVSSGLVMKSNGMLREQSNLGTVGEDVDSSSRRSKDRQSDKHKAQPTAHEKSPILTEVNKESMDDQLRPGVGTTGFDTASEKGSRGPKGRNVSEIRSRSALITVENDFEKEAGASEESSIKEGSLVEVLKDGAGFGEAWFTAKVLCLQNGKASVCYTELPSDEGKLQEWVALDGEEDKPPKIRIARPVTALGHDGTRKRRRAAMADYTWSVGDKVDAWIQESWWEGVVTEKNKKDETILTVHFPAQGEKSVVKAWHLRPSLIWKDGKWVEWFSVRNDTSFLEGDMPQEKRSKFGSPAVEDKGNDNASKSIDVNDSGKPVDPRLLNLSANEKVFNMGKNTRTENKLDATRTIRTGLQKERSRGVVFGIPKPGKKRKFMEVSKHYVENEGGKINETSDPVKIAKYLMPQGSGSRGLKNTSKIDTREKQVAGSKLKGLRSGKLQSLSGKSAAQKDHLLTDAHTASDGSSEMDHTGKIKDSVNHAEGLSGKHTLSQTSTHRTEGTTDGPMEFSSLAPSSDSSSSKKVSTLTALSRANKGKLAPAGGRLGKIEEGKVFSGNPAKSTAEVVEPRRSNRRIQPTSRLLEGLQSSLIISKIPSVSHDKGHRSQNRNASRGNNNG encoded by the exons ATGGATTATGATGACAATGATTTTCAAAGCCAGAATCTTCATTTAGCCGGTGAAGGGAGTACTAATTTTCCTCCAGTTTTACAGCCATATGCTCTTCCCAAGTTTGATTTTGACGATAGCCTTCAAGGGCATTTGAGGTTTGATAGTTTGGTTGAAACCGAGGTTTTTCTGGGTATTGAGAATAACGAACCTAATCACTGGATTGAGGATTTCTCTCGTGGGAGTAGTGGGATAGAGTTTAGTTCCACTGCAGCAGAATCTTGCTCTATATCAAGGCGCAACAATGTTTGGTCTGAAGCCACTTCCTCAGAATCTGTTGAAATGCTATTAAAATCTGTTGGGCAGGAAGAAATTATTCCCTCTGAGACAATCGTTGAGGAATCAGATGCCTGTAAGGAACTGTGTTGCTTAACTGAGCAGATGGAGCCTAATTTGAATAATGATGATAACATTCTTTCTCAAATGGGGGATGTTACAGATCTAGGGCCTACATTACCACGGGTGGAGATTTCCGAAAATCTTTCTGGCTTAAAGGATGTAGGAGTAGATCAGCTTTGTGTTGATGATTCACAAACTCGTGAAGGTAAATTATTAGTTGATGGAAATTCAAATAACTTGGAACCAAATGATCTCAGTGGAAAGGACAGCCCAAGTGTAAGTAAAGGGAGTCCTTCTACGTATGGGAAATGCAAAGATGCAAATCAGATGGAATTGGACAATGCGGTTGATGAACGTCTAGATGAAAAAGAAGATTCCTCTGCTTCAGGAATGCAAGTTGATGATATGATATCTGTGCAGAATATTATTACAAGAAGTGATGAGTTGAGTAAAAAAGATgttcaacataatttaaaagataTCAGTGAAGAGGATCCAGATGGGCATGTGTTGCGCATAGAGGCTCAAGTGAATGAAAAAGTAGTTGAAAAGGCTACCTGTTATCTTGAAAACCCTCATTGTTCATCGTTTGAGGTGGAGTCTGTGGAAGGAGGAATTGCTAATCAGGAAAATGTTGTTAGTGTGGAGGAACCATCGGATATACTGCAAGAGGATTCTGACTTACATACCCTGGGCGGATGCAGTGACAGGGAATGCTCTGGAGCTGATGCTGACACCAACAAATATGAAACTGTGGTCTTGTTTAAAGTCATAGATACTGGTGGGGATCAATCAGAACTAAACACACACAGCTTATCACCTAGGGCGTGTGAAAATGATACTAGCTGCGCAGTTGAGGTTAGCAACAAAAATGCtgaaatttcttcaagtatAGATCCTATGCTGAAAGGGGATTCTGACTTACATGTAGTGGACGTATTCAGTGACAGGGAGTGCTCTGGGGTTCCTGCTGAAACCAACAAATGTGAAGATACAGTCTTGCTTAAAGACTCAGGTAGTGGTGgtgatatttttaaattaaacacaaatgaTTTATCACCAATGGTTACCAGAGGCGATGATAGGTTTGCAGGTGAGGTCACCAACAGCAATGCTGGTATTTCTTCAAGTCCATCAAGTCCAGATCCTAAACCGAAATTGGATTCTGGATGGAATAGCTCCAAGGAGAATTCTTTAGAAAGTGGTTTCCAACCAGATAGTGGGACTTTGGTCAGAACGTCCGAGGCTTCTTTGTCAGTCATTGAGGAAAATGAGGTCTCAAAGGATGAAAGTAATGAAAATAgggaagttcattgtaattTGACTGCAACATGTTCTTCAGCTGAAGTATTTAGTGAAGCACATGTAACTGGATCTTCTAAAAGTTCTCTTGATGCTTCTGGAATTTCTGGAGAGAAATTGAATGCTGATGGACTTGTATCACTTTCTATTGTTGAGGAGTCTTCTCAAATATGTGATGATAATAAAGTTTACGGAGAAGGTGATGTTGGTGATGGACAGGATGGTAACCTGGATCTCTCTTCCAGTGAAAAGGATAGTACACAATTGCTCAATGAGTCTAATGGTAAATATTTGGAGCTTGGTGGATCTGTTGTTAAGGGATTGGGGTCCTCACCATTGTGTGGAGCTAGCACAGATAAAGAGCTGGTTGTTCCAACATTAACAAATGAAG TGACCAACCTTTTCTTGGAAAATTCGAACGTGGCTTCTTGTGGCACAATGAATGGTGTTCCCTTGTCTTCTGGAAATGGTGTAGCCAGGGATATTGTTAGCAACTCAGAGGTTCAAGCAGCACCTTCTTCTGCTGGGGGTTCATACTgtgacaaaaaagaagaaaccgCAAGTGAAATGTCCAAGGACGCAAGTTTTTCATGTATAGTGCCACCTCCTTTGGTAGAAACAGGGCCAGTTTCCGTTTCTGAAGCTGAAAAAGGTGTTTCCTGTGATAGTTCTGGACAGTCGTTATGCAAGACGGTTGATCAATCTCTGCCTGTCACAGACAGTTGCAATACAGAGTGCCAAAATGAACCACAAAGTGCAGTCGCTAATGAAGTTAGCAAGGGAAACACAAATGAGAGGGAAGTAGCTTCTGTTCAGTGTGAATCTTCTACAAAAGTGGGTGATGCTAGTGAAGCTATTTTCTTTGGAAGACAGGATGGCTCAACCATAAAAGAGAGTTTTGAAAAGGCATCTGCAAATGCAACAG AACTAAGTATGGATTCTGACATGCTGCCTGGGCCTTCAACATTGGTGGAAATGTGTGGTGGTACTGCTAAAAATGCAATGGAAGACACTGACACTTCTGAAGTATCTCAGGATAAGACTTCTGCGGAGGCTACTATGCCCAGCATTAATT gtgatgcttctccgatttgtGAAGCCTCTATCTGTTCTGCTCCTTTGCCTGAATCTCATGCTAGGTTTGTTGCACCAGAAAGTGGTGGAAGTTCTGTTAATCCGAATAAAAATGATTGTGGTTCAACTAAGGTTGTTGAAACAAGTGAGCTTTCTGAGACTAAACATGAATCAGGTGATATCAAGGGGCCCAAAAATCTGAATGCCCCAGTTTCTGACATTGTTAGGAATGGGGACAATCATTCTCCTAAATCCTGGaatccaaaagaaaatgatgcctCCAAGGATTGGAGAAATGGCACGTCGGACGTGAGTTCATTTGCAGATTTGCCAAAAGGGGATGCTCCCAACAACTTGCAGCCCGTTCCTACTATTATACCTCCCAGA TTTGGAGAGGGGTCTATACAAAATTCTGGTTCAGGCCAGCTGGATGCAAAAATCTCACAAGATCTTTCTCATGGAGGTTCACTAGTATTTGATGGAGTTGCACGAGGTGCTTCTAAGGTTACCCCTGAACGGAAAACAAGGCGAGCATCTAGCAAGGCAACGGGTAAACAGAGCGCTAAGAAGGGAAGTGCACAAGCAAGAACTCCTATGAGACAATTAGAAAGAGGAGACAGATCAAGCAGTGTGTCCCAAAACCAATCTGGAATTTTCCAGCTTGTGCAGCCTAGTGAGACAAAGCCCTATGGACATGTGGATGGTGCTATAAAACCCTTTTCTGTTCTTAGTACTTCCACATCTAGTTTGCCAGATCTGAATACTTCTGCTCCACCATCTGTAATATTTCAACAGCCGTTCACTGACTTGCAGCAAGTGCAATTACGTGCTCAAATCTTTGTTTATGGAGCTTTAAT GACGGAAAATGAAAgatgtttttcttttaattttcactGCAGTCAAGGAATAGCACCTGAAGAAGCTTATATGGTGTCAGCATTTGGGGGACATG ATGGTGGAAGGGGCATGTGGGAGAATGCTTGGCGTGTGTCCATAGAGAGGCTACACGGTCAAAAGTCTGCTCTGGGTAATCCAGAAACTCCTTTGCAATCACGCTCGG AACTGAGGTTTACAGGTTCCAGGGCTCCTGACCAAGTAATTAAAGGTGCATTCCAGAGTAAAAGTATTCCCTCACCTCTTGGTCGACCCAGCATGAAGGGTGCTCCACCAATGGGTAGCCCAATGATACCTATTTCATCACCTCTTTGGAGTATTTCTACCCCTGTTTGCGAGGGCCTGCAATATAATTATCAGCAGGCACTTAATCCATTGCATCCCTTTCAAACACAATCAATAGGGAACGTTGTTGGGGGCCATAATACTACTTGGATGCCTCAGCCCTCCTTTCGGGGTCCCTGGCTTACTTCTCCACAGTCTTCTGCAGCTCAAGCCAGTACTCATTTTTCAGCATTTCCTAGTACAGAAGCAGTGCAGTTGACTCCTGTAAAAGAAACATCTTTGCCACAATTGCCTAGTAAGAAGCATGTTTCCTCTGGTTCTTCTACTCAGACTGGAGGCCCAACTAGTGTTTTTGCAGGGGTGTCTCCAgtgtttgacccaaaaaaagtGTCGGCATCACATGGCCAGCATTCTGCTGACCCTAAgcctagaaaaagaaaaaagacttCAGCTTCTGAGGATCATGTTCAGGTTACTATGCAAGCTCGATCTCAACCCGAGTCAGCTCTAACACTTGCTGATAGTAGTAGTCTGTCTACATCTGTTGCCATCTCAACCCCAAGTACCATTGTGTCTAAGACCATGCCAGAGAAATTGATTATGTCTGTCTTTCCAACGCCTTCCACTGGTCGCCTCAAAAAAGCAGATCAGGATTTGGAGCAGAGGGAAGCTTTTACAGAGGCGACTCTTAGTAAAGTTAAGGAGGCTAGGCAACAGGCAGAAGAAGCCGCTGCTTATGCTGCTACAGCTGTTAGTCACAGCCAAGAAATATGGAATCAGTTGGATAAGCAAAAAGATTCCAGATTGATATTTGATGGCGAAGTTACGTTGGCATCTGCTGCTGCAGCTGTAGCTGCCGCGGCTGCTGTTGCAAAGGCAGCAGCTGCAGCTGCCAATGTTGCTTTGAATGCTGCATTACAAGCAAAATTGATGGCTGAAGAAGCCTCGGTTTCATATAATGATGGGAATGCGAGCCAAAGTATAAGAATGACTACTCCTGTGCCCATTTTAAGGGGTGAAGATGTAACTAATAGTTCGACTTCGATCCTTGTTGCTGCTAGggaggcttctagaaagggagTTGAAGTTGCATCTGCAGCCTCAAAGCAAGCTGAAAATATGGATGCCATTGTAAAAGCTGCTGAGTTGGCAGCAGAAGCTGTATCACAAGCTGGAATAATTGTAGCTATGGGTGATCCTTTGCCATTGAGTCAGTTAGTAGAAGCTGGTCCAGAGGGTTATTGGAAAGTACCTCAAGTTTCTTCAGGTCTGGTTATGAAATCAAATGGCATGTTGAGAGAACAGTCAAATTTGGGTACTGTCGGAGAAGATGTTGATTCTTCTTCTAGGCGTTCTAAAGATAGACAATCAGATAAGCACAAAGCACAGCCAACTGCACATGAGAAGTCACCTATTCTGACAGAGGTAAATAAGGAATCAATGGATGATCAACTGAGGCCGGGAGTAGGAACCACAGGGTTTGATACTGCCAGTGAAAAGGGGTCAAGAGGACCGAAGGGTCGCAATGTTTCTGAAATCAGATCAAGGTCTGCTTTGATTACTGTCgagaatgattttgaaaaggaaGCAGGAGCATCTGAAGAAAGCAGCATCAAGGAGGGTTCTCTAGTAGAG gtTCTCAAAGATGGGGCTGGATTTGGAGAAGCCTGGTTTACTGCTAAGGTATTGTGTTTGCAAAATGGAAAAGCTAGTGTGTGTTACACTGAGCTTCCGTCAGATGAAG GGAAACTGCAGGAATGGGTGGCACTTGATGGCGAAGAAGATAAGCCACCAAAGATACGAATTGCCCGCCCTGTTACCGCTTTGGGACATGACGGAACAAGGAAAAGGCGCAGAGCAGCAATGGCAGATTATACTTGGTCTGTTGGAGATAAAGTTGATGCATGGATACAGGAGAG CTGGTGGGAAGGAGTTGTCACtgaaaaaaacaagaaagatgaaACTATATTAACGGTCCACTTTCCAG CTCAAGGGGAAAAGTCAGTTGTTAAAGCTTGGCATCTTCGGCCTTCGCTCATTTGGAAGGATGGCAAATGGGTTGAATGGTTTAGTGTACGAAATGACACCTCCTTCCTTGAG GGTGATATGCCCCAGGAAAAGCGATCCAAATTTGGCAGTCCTGCAGTGGAAGACAAGGGGAATGATAACGCGTCAAAAAGCATTGATGTAAATGATTCAGGGAAACCTGTAGACCCAAGGTTACTGAATTTATCTGCAAATGAAAAGGTATTTAATATGGGTAAGAATACCAGAACTGAGAATAAGCTTGATGCAACCAGAACAATTCGGACAGGGTTGCAGAAGGAAAGATCAAGGGGGGTTGTTTTTGGTATCCCCAAGCCtggaaagaagagaaaattcATGGAAGTTAGCAAACATTATGTGGAAAATGAGGGTGGCAAGATTAATGAAACTAGTGATCCGGTGAAAATTGCAAAATACTTGATGCCTCAAGGATCAGGTTCCCGTGGATTGAAAAATACATCCAAAATCGACACGAGGGAAAAACAAGTGGCTGGATCCAAGCTAAAGGGTCTGAGATCTGGAAAGCTGCAAAGTTTATCCGGTAAATCTGCTGCACAGAAGGACCACCTCTTAACAGATGCACACACTGCCTCTGATGGTTCAAGTGAAATGGACCATACAGGAAAGATCAAAGATTCTGTAAACCATGCTGAGGGTTTATCCGGAAAGCATACACTATCACAAACATCTACACATAGAACAGAAGGGACAACAGACGGCCCAATGGAATTTTCTTCATTAGCTCCATCATCTGATTCTTCTTCATCCAAGAAAGTCTCCACTTTAACTGCTCTATCTCGGGCAAACAAAGGAAAACTTGCACCTGCTGGTGGAAGGTTGGGTAAAATTGAGGAGGGCAAAGTGTTTAGTGGAAATCCGGCAAAGTCGACTGCTGAAGTTGTTGAGCCTCGTAGATCAAATCGCAGAATTCAACCTACATCAAGA